Proteins encoded together in one Candidatus Bathyarchaeota archaeon window:
- a CDS encoding HEPN domain-containing protein — protein MPIANRKALDWISMAEEDAEDSRLDYRGGRYASSVYHAELCAQKSVKGVIVALGFEPGKTHRPSLVLRGLIIAGLINLREEVMHDLDRLIALSLVLEDQGVAPRYGWETVNRIIKPSEIYDEEKARLLIDNADETLKVAKKVLGELDC, from the coding sequence TTGCCCATCGCAAATAGGAAAGCCCTAGACTGGATATCTATGGCTGAGGAAGATGCCGAGGATTCCCGGTTAGACTACAGGGGAGGACGCTACGCAAGCTCTGTATATCATGCGGAGCTGTGCGCGCAGAAATCGGTTAAGGGCGTCATCGTAGCCTTAGGCTTCGAACCCGGTAAAACCCATAGGCCAAGCCTCGTCTTGAGGGGTCTAATAATCGCCGGCCTAATAAACCTGCGTGAAGAGGTCATGCACGACCTAGATAGGCTGATAGCGCTTTCGCTGGTCCTAGAGGATCAAGGCGTCGCTCCAAGGTATGGATGGGAGACTGTTAATAGGATCATCAAGCCCTCGGAGATATACGATGAGGAGAAGGCCCGCCTACTCATAGACAACGCGGACGAAACCTTGAAGGTCGCAAAGAAAGTGTTGGGCGAACTGGATTGTTAA
- a CDS encoding MFS transporter, whose translation MASPRLLLSLAFLTAFTLHLLIFSYSPMISPMMAELGISHVQAGLIFSMNILMIVILRFPLGFLIDRIGFVKAIKVAMVLIGVFGFLRGFARGYWEILLVQSMLGIGFAFILPCLAKMVNAIYADRVGSATGLYVSGFPVGDIAGLTLASHLLGLNMGWRGVFKAFGAWGLVLALAWLLVDGGHQAIPVEEGFKGGFRRLIWEREIWILTGICICSMGCYDTVLTWLPHILELRSTPLSEASFTTSMLPIGFLASGLTVGLISDRLGLRRPLLVALGFLGGLSLSTLLLDLRGGLWITVLSAGFSLTGILTIVLIIPAEHPRIRSYVGSSIGIISSIGNLGTFIFPVIAGFLMDRTGSPTASTIFLTVIPFSASMLGLMMGETGRKEARSQG comes from the coding sequence ATGGCCTCTCCGAGGCTACTATTGTCTTTGGCTTTCCTGACGGCTTTCACACTTCACCTCCTCATCTTCTCTTATTCGCCCATGATTTCTCCGATGATGGCTGAGCTGGGCATCTCCCACGTTCAGGCAGGCTTGATATTCTCCATGAACATCCTAATGATAGTCATTTTAAGGTTCCCACTAGGCTTTTTGATAGATCGGATCGGCTTCGTGAAGGCCATCAAGGTTGCGATGGTATTGATCGGCGTATTCGGGTTTCTGAGGGGGTTCGCCCGTGGTTACTGGGAGATTCTGCTCGTCCAGTCTATGCTGGGGATAGGATTCGCGTTCATACTGCCATGCCTGGCGAAGATGGTTAACGCCATCTACGCGGATAGGGTGGGGTCTGCTACGGGCCTCTATGTTTCAGGCTTCCCCGTCGGGGACATAGCGGGGCTGACCCTGGCATCCCACCTCCTGGGCTTGAACATGGGCTGGAGGGGGGTCTTCAAGGCCTTCGGCGCCTGGGGCCTGGTGTTGGCTTTGGCCTGGCTGCTGGTCGATGGAGGCCATCAAGCCATCCCCGTGGAGGAGGGATTCAAGGGAGGCTTTAGACGCTTAATCTGGGAGAGGGAGATCTGGATCTTAACCGGGATATGCATATGCTCGATGGGCTGCTACGACACGGTTTTAACATGGCTCCCCCACATTTTAGAGCTCAGATCCACGCCCCTAAGCGAAGCCAGCTTCACGACATCCATGCTGCCCATAGGGTTCCTGGCTTCAGGGTTGACCGTAGGCTTGATCTCCGACAGGTTGGGTTTGAGGAGGCCCCTACTGGTAGCTCTCGGGTTTTTAGGCGGCCTATCCCTTTCAACGCTCCTACTCGATCTAAGAGGAGGCTTATGGATTACGGTTCTATCGGCCGGGTTCTCCCTCACGGGGATCTTAACCATAGTCCTGATAATTCCAGCGGAGCACCCGAGGATAAGAAGCTATGTGGGAAGCTCCATTGGAATCATCTCCTCCATCGGGAACCTCGGGACGTTCATCTTCCCGGTAATAGCCGGATTCCTAATGGATAGGACAGGGTCCCCCACCGCATCCACGATCTTCCTAACCGTAATACCGTTCTCAGCCTCGATGCTGGGGTTAATGATGGGGGAGACTGGGAGGAAGGAGGCGAGGTCACAGGGATAG
- a CDS encoding FGGY-family carbohydrate kinase, with the protein MAYLIGTDIGTLGTKSVLVDSEGEVLASSFEEYDVITLKPGWAEQRPRVWLEAACKTIKRALEASNVDAKDVAGVCISSLYGGSGIFCDGEMNPLRPCIIWADRRATEECEWVKENIGVEEIFKVTGNVIDPYYGYTKMLYIKFKEPKIWEKTRHILTPNAYCIYRLTGNLSTDLSSAGNYGGIFDIHKRDWSEEMMEELGIPRSLFPEKLFMSSETVGEVSGEGEDLTGLKKGTPVMAGGIDAPVSALSSGAVADGDLSCMLGTSMCNGFINERPRLSPKMVNYPYVIRDREMLYSFAGIVTAGYCIRWFRDQLGVQEHQLASQLNISGYQILDLEAERVPAGSDGLIFLPHMMVGERAPYWDDHVRGTLAGLTIYHTKAHMFRAFLEGVAYALRYSIEIALEAGMPLRRTLLVDGGAKSPLWRRIMADVTGLTMGYIAGAVGAPLGDALLAGIGTKTIKGYDAIKEWVKITEETKPNPKNKEVYEKNYKIFKRLYESTRKVFKEF; encoded by the coding sequence TTGGCTTATCTTATTGGAACGGATATTGGGACACTGGGAACCAAATCTGTTCTCGTGGATTCGGAAGGCGAAGTATTAGCGTCCTCCTTTGAAGAGTATGATGTGATAACCTTGAAGCCTGGCTGGGCTGAGCAGAGGCCCCGTGTATGGCTTGAGGCTGCCTGCAAGACCATTAAGAGGGCCCTGGAAGCCTCCAACGTGGATGCGAAGGATGTGGCCGGCGTCTGCATAAGCAGTCTTTACGGTGGGAGCGGGATATTCTGCGATGGGGAGATGAACCCCCTCCGCCCATGCATCATATGGGCTGATCGCAGGGCTACGGAGGAGTGCGAATGGGTTAAGGAGAACATAGGCGTGGAGGAGATATTCAAGGTTACTGGAAACGTCATCGACCCTTACTACGGGTACACGAAGATGCTCTACATAAAATTCAAGGAACCTAAGATATGGGAGAAGACCCGCCACATATTGACGCCCAACGCCTACTGCATATATAGGCTTACGGGCAATCTCTCAACGGATCTCTCCAGCGCGGGGAATTATGGGGGCATCTTCGACATCCATAAGAGGGATTGGTCCGAGGAGATGATGGAGGAGCTGGGCATCCCCAGGAGCCTATTCCCCGAAAAGTTGTTCATGTCCAGTGAGACGGTAGGCGAGGTCTCAGGCGAAGGGGAAGACCTTACAGGCTTGAAGAAAGGAACGCCTGTAATGGCGGGGGGTATAGACGCCCCCGTGAGCGCCCTAAGCTCCGGAGCTGTTGCGGATGGGGATCTCTCATGTATGCTGGGGACCTCCATGTGCAACGGCTTCATAAACGAGAGGCCCCGCCTATCCCCCAAGATGGTCAACTACCCCTATGTGATAAGGGATAGGGAGATGCTATACTCCTTCGCAGGCATAGTCACGGCGGGATACTGCATCCGATGGTTCAGGGATCAGCTAGGCGTACAGGAGCATCAGCTGGCAAGCCAGCTCAACATAAGCGGCTACCAGATACTTGACCTCGAAGCTGAGAGGGTCCCGGCGGGATCCGATGGGCTCATATTCCTGCCGCACATGATGGTGGGAGAAAGGGCCCCATACTGGGATGACCATGTGAGGGGCACCCTCGCAGGCCTCACAATATACCATACTAAAGCGCATATGTTCCGAGCTTTCCTAGAGGGGGTAGCCTACGCCCTAAGATACAGCATCGAGATAGCCCTGGAGGCGGGGATGCCCCTGAGGAGGACCCTGCTCGTAGACGGTGGAGCCAAGTCACCCCTATGGAGGAGGATAATGGCCGACGTCACAGGCTTAACCATGGGCTACATCGCTGGGGCGGTGGGAGCCCCGCTGGGAGACGCCCTACTGGCGGGGATCGGAACTAAAACCATTAAAGGCTACGATGCTATAAAGGAATGGGTTAAGATCACGGAGGAGACTAAGCCTAACCCGAAGAATAAAGAAGTCTATGAGAAAAACTATAAGATCTTTAAAAGATTATATGAGTCGACGAGGAAGGTATTCAAGGAGTTCTAA
- a CDS encoding redoxin domain-containing protein, whose amino-acid sequence MRPKLRFQEVVPYLNLPSNKGTDVNLWNFKQRKNLVIIFHHGRSCINCRNKLKELSKVYREIQSLEAEVVAVSLDNLEDSEIQGEEDELPFPLLSDRYGVNSEKYTYIDKSRGTLFPAVFITDRFGALRHQKIAEEATDLPEAVEILSELLLIQVECPECSHL is encoded by the coding sequence ATGAGGCCAAAGTTGAGATTTCAAGAGGTTGTTCCTTATCTCAACCTACCCTCGAACAAGGGCACGGACGTTAACCTTTGGAATTTCAAGCAGAGAAAAAATCTTGTGATAATATTTCACCATGGAAGGTCTTGCATAAATTGTAGGAACAAACTCAAAGAGTTGTCTAAAGTCTACAGGGAGATCCAATCTTTAGAAGCTGAGGTCGTGGCTGTCTCCCTCGACAACCTAGAGGATTCTGAAATACAGGGTGAAGAGGATGAATTGCCCTTCCCGCTACTCTCAGACCGGTATGGAGTAAATTCGGAGAAGTACACTTACATCGATAAATCCAGAGGTACGCTCTTTCCAGCAGTTTTCATAACCGATAGATTCGGCGCTTTGCGCCACCAAAAAATAGCAGAAGAGGCGACGGATCTCCCAGAGGCTGTGGAGATCCTGAGTGAGCTTCTTCTCATCCAAGTCGAATGCCCGGAATGCTCGCATCTATGA
- a CDS encoding sugar phosphate isomerase/epimerase, which yields MDRTLERLSRLGYDGVELKGAPEDYDLSQVRDLLSTYNLKVSSICGIWPWDSSDPMKSNDLANPDVKVRSKAVKYVKGCLDLGRSLGASCMVVVVGGCGKTVRLHEDEWMFGVESVREAGRYAEDVGVDLAIEPINRYELSLMNNVDQGLKFVKDVNMDSVKLMLDTFHMNIEEADPAAAVRKAGEYLIHLHVADSNRQSVGRGHTDFKSIVKALKDIGYQRYLAMEPLPPTSADVYDLGRLDRGLFDLYAEECITMLKFYERVT from the coding sequence TTGGATAGGACTTTGGAGAGGCTTTCGCGGCTCGGCTATGACGGGGTGGAGTTGAAGGGTGCCCCTGAAGATTATGATTTAAGCCAGGTTAGGGATCTGCTCTCAACCTATAACCTCAAGGTCTCCTCCATCTGCGGTATTTGGCCTTGGGATAGCTCAGATCCCATGAAGTCCAACGACCTCGCGAACCCCGATGTAAAGGTCAGGAGTAAAGCCGTCAAGTACGTTAAGGGTTGCCTCGATCTGGGGAGGAGCCTGGGGGCCTCATGTATGGTGGTGGTGGTTGGTGGATGCGGGAAGACCGTGAGGCTCCATGAGGATGAATGGATGTTCGGGGTTGAATCCGTCAGGGAGGCGGGTAGGTACGCCGAGGATGTGGGGGTTGACTTGGCGATCGAGCCCATAAACCGTTACGAGCTGTCACTAATGAATAACGTGGATCAAGGGTTGAAGTTCGTTAAGGACGTCAACATGGATAGCGTGAAACTCATGCTCGATACCTTCCACATGAACATCGAGGAGGCTGATCCGGCGGCCGCCGTGAGGAAGGCGGGCGAGTATCTGATCCACCTCCACGTAGCAGATAGCAACAGGCAGTCTGTAGGCCGGGGGCACACGGACTTCAAATCCATAGTCAAGGCTTTAAAGGATATAGGGTATCAGAGGTACCTCGCCATGGAGCCGTTGCCGCCTACTTCAGCGGACGTCTATGACCTAGGCAGGTTGGATAGGGGGCTGTTCGACCTTTACGCTGAGGAATGTATAACCATGCTTAAATTCTATGAGAGGGTTACGTGA
- a CDS encoding SDR family oxidoreductase encodes MDLGLKDRVAIVTGSSRGIGKAIAHGLAEEGAKIAICARNEDSLREAAGEIEYSTGSEVLWIKADLSKKEDISNMVNATVRRFGKVDILVNNTGGPPSALFMETSEEDWRRAINSLLMSVVNCCMEVIPYMKRNGWGRIINMTSFAAKQPAEGLILSNALRAGILGLTKTLANELASYGILVNAVCPGWALTGRVRELARSIAEKTGKTSEEVISEWANSIPLRRLAQPEEVADLVVFLSSDRASYITGATMQVDGGFVKSLI; translated from the coding sequence TTGGATCTAGGTCTTAAGGATCGAGTTGCCATAGTTACCGGGTCCAGCAGAGGCATAGGGAAGGCCATAGCACACGGTCTAGCGGAGGAGGGTGCAAAAATAGCTATTTGCGCGAGGAACGAGGACTCGCTAAGGGAGGCCGCCGGAGAAATTGAGTATTCAACCGGGTCGGAGGTATTGTGGATCAAAGCGGATCTCTCTAAAAAGGAGGATATAAGCAATATGGTAAATGCTACGGTAAGGAGATTCGGAAAAGTCGATATACTTGTGAACAATACCGGTGGCCCTCCATCCGCACTCTTTATGGAGACTTCCGAAGAAGATTGGCGTAGGGCCATAAACTCGCTGCTGATGAGCGTGGTAAACTGCTGCATGGAAGTTATACCCTATATGAAGAGGAACGGGTGGGGGCGAATAATTAATATGACATCTTTTGCAGCCAAACAACCCGCTGAAGGGCTAATTTTATCCAACGCTCTGAGAGCCGGGATTCTAGGTCTAACAAAGACCCTCGCGAACGAATTAGCAAGCTATGGTATTCTGGTCAACGCCGTTTGTCCAGGATGGGCCCTCACAGGAAGAGTCAGGGAGCTAGCGCGATCCATCGCCGAGAAAACCGGGAAGACAAGCGAGGAAGTGATATCTGAATGGGCGAATAGTATACCGCTAAGGCGTTTAGCACAACCCGAGGAGGTCGCCGATTTAGTGGTTTTCCTGTCTTCTGATAGGGCCAGCTACATAACCGGGGCTACGATGCAGGTAGATGGCGGCTTCGTTAAATCGTTAATTTAA
- a CDS encoding DUF2156 domain-containing protein: MPIGDLPEYPEARELSLRDREALTELFTRLQPQISEYTFTNLYAWKSSNRCLLSSIEGEPLILREYDGVRHLMPPITTGIVEALKEMGRMGEIPPIYGLLKDEVEALAGMGFKVKSDRDNWDYVYSVEDLIELRGSKFRVKRQNIYKCLSEHSCEYAQIDRSNITECWEFYERWCRIRDCHKDLELKNEGEAIREILDNYDALPLRGAVIYVDGSLEAFTIGEQLNRDTAVIHIEKANSNIKGLYQLINNWFCRNHLAEFKWVNREQDLGIPGLRRAKMDYNPHHFIEKYVAHPPS; this comes from the coding sequence ATGCCCATCGGAGACCTCCCCGAATACCCTGAGGCGAGGGAGTTATCCTTAAGGGATAGGGAGGCTCTAACGGAGCTGTTCACGCGCCTCCAACCCCAGATATCGGAATATACATTCACAAACCTATATGCGTGGAAGAGCTCGAACAGATGCCTCCTCTCAAGCATCGAAGGGGAACCCTTAATCCTAAGGGAATACGATGGAGTACGTCATTTAATGCCACCTATCACCACGGGTATAGTGGAAGCCTTGAAGGAGATGGGGAGGATGGGGGAGATCCCCCCGATATACGGCCTCCTAAAAGATGAAGTGGAGGCCCTGGCTGGAATGGGATTCAAGGTTAAATCCGATAGAGATAATTGGGACTACGTGTATTCGGTTGAGGATCTTATAGAGTTGAGGGGCTCCAAGTTCAGGGTGAAACGGCAGAATATATATAAATGTCTCTCGGAGCACAGCTGCGAATACGCCCAGATAGATAGATCTAATATCACGGAATGCTGGGAATTCTACGAGCGATGGTGTAGGATCCGGGACTGCCATAAGGATTTAGAGCTTAAAAATGAGGGGGAGGCCATCAGGGAGATCCTGGATAACTATGACGCATTGCCGCTCCGCGGCGCGGTCATATACGTGGATGGATCCCTCGAAGCGTTCACGATCGGCGAACAACTCAACAGGGACACCGCTGTAATCCATATCGAGAAGGCAAACTCTAACATCAAGGGGTTATACCAGCTCATCAACAATTGGTTCTGCAGAAACCATCTAGCAGAGTTTAAATGGGTTAACAGGGAACAGGACCTCGGGATACCTGGACTGAGAAGAGCTAAGATGGACTATAACCCCCACCACTTCATAGAGAAGTACGTGGCTCATCCCCCTAGTTGA
- a CDS encoding ferritin, producing MVASKELLDLLNKAIARELQVSIQYMWQHVLWRGVKGFAVKDELRSIAITEMKHAEKIAERLAYLGGTPTTKPDPIFVGETLKEMIEQDRKDEEGAIALYKQIIEAAQKENDITTAEIFRGILEDEEEHHDTFTSLLEEI from the coding sequence ATGGTTGCATCCAAGGAGTTACTAGACCTGTTAAACAAAGCGATAGCCAGGGAGTTGCAGGTTTCAATACAGTATATGTGGCAGCACGTCCTATGGAGGGGCGTCAAGGGATTCGCTGTGAAGGATGAGCTGAGGAGCATAGCCATCACTGAGATGAAACACGCCGAGAAGATCGCCGAGAGGTTAGCCTATTTAGGGGGGACCCCTACGACGAAACCCGACCCTATATTCGTAGGGGAGACTCTAAAAGAGATGATCGAACAGGACAGGAAGGATGAAGAGGGGGCCATAGCCCTATACAAACAGATAATAGAAGCCGCGCAGAAAGAGAATGATATAACAACGGCGGAGATATTCAGAGGAATACTCGAAGACGAGGAGGAACATCACGACACCTTCACAAGCCTCCTCGAAGAGATCTAA
- a CDS encoding nucleotidyltransferase domain-containing protein, whose translation MLSSRIRDKRYLNDLDEYLKKLLGNGNIVAILLYGSLSRGLAKPYPESDIDLLIIAKKLPGEILERKIQASKLKGIPMAVDDIWLTVKELMEGVEGGWGLILDALADGIPIYDPEGILKAAKEAVEKRYRRIGKVWVLNLSYTRRSP comes from the coding sequence TTGTTAAGTTCAAGGATTAGGGATAAGAGGTACCTAAACGATCTAGATGAATACTTGAAGAAGTTGCTAGGGAACGGGAACATTGTTGCGATACTGCTCTACGGTTCTCTCTCAAGAGGCCTAGCGAAACCATATCCCGAAAGCGATATAGATCTACTGATCATAGCTAAGAAGCTGCCAGGGGAGATACTGGAGAGGAAAATTCAAGCCTCTAAATTGAAGGGGATCCCGATGGCCGTCGATGATATATGGTTGACAGTGAAGGAACTCATGGAAGGTGTTGAAGGGGGTTGGGGGCTCATCCTAGATGCCCTCGCTGATGGCATACCAATCTACGATCCTGAAGGCATCTTAAAGGCCGCGAAGGAAGCCGTCGAAAAAAGGTATAGAAGAATAGGTAAGGTATGGGTTTTAAATTTATCCTATACCCGGCGCAGCCCATAG
- a CDS encoding peroxiredoxin: MDYTQERRGMPLLGDDFPEMKVQTTHGVMELPKAFSGRWFVLFSHPADFTPVCTTEFVAFQKRYEKFKALNCELIGLSVDQVFSHMKWEEWIREKLGVEIQFPIIADTGAVANTLGLIHPGKGTNTVRAVFVVDDKAKIRIILYYPQELGRNIDEILRAVEAMQISDRNNVAMPANWPNNELVGDHVIIPPPRDVNAAKERLEKAKAGEYECYDWWLCHKKLGKE, encoded by the coding sequence ATGGATTATACGCAGGAGAGGAGGGGTATGCCCCTTCTCGGGGATGATTTCCCCGAGATGAAGGTGCAGACGACCCATGGCGTGATGGAGCTTCCAAAAGCCTTCTCCGGAAGATGGTTTGTATTGTTCAGCCATCCCGCCGATTTCACGCCTGTATGCACGACGGAGTTCGTAGCCTTCCAGAAGAGATATGAGAAGTTTAAGGCTTTGAACTGCGAACTCATAGGCCTCAGCGTGGACCAGGTCTTCTCCCACATGAAATGGGAGGAATGGATAAGGGAGAAGCTCGGCGTCGAGATCCAGTTCCCGATAATCGCCGATACGGGCGCTGTCGCCAACACGCTGGGCCTCATCCACCCAGGGAAGGGTACGAACACCGTCAGGGCGGTGTTCGTGGTGGACGACAAGGCCAAGATACGTATCATACTCTATTATCCGCAGGAGCTGGGCAGGAACATAGACGAGATCCTCAGGGCTGTCGAGGCCATGCAGATATCTGATAGGAACAACGTTGCCATGCCAGCTAATTGGCCGAACAACGAGCTGGTGGGGGACCACGTGATCATACCGCCCCCCAGGGATGTGAATGCAGCGAAGGAGAGGCTTGAGAAGGCGAAGGCTGGTGAATATGAATGCTACGACTGGTGGCTCTGCCATAAAAAATTAGGTAAGGAATAG
- a CDS encoding ribonucleoside-triphosphate reductase has protein sequence MLREKLLELSKSFPEEFREERDGTLKLEFKVAERKVFLTKKTLAYIARLRIDEPEKTVRFYEMLKETGMGLSSGDLEATPGIGFKVEKYKLTGKERIGTIEELSKLFGKEYKYTFDFSTIRGKIKQAAEEEGYTFSTVLSERSL, from the coding sequence ATGCTCAGAGAGAAATTGCTTGAGCTCTCAAAATCCTTCCCTGAGGAATTTAGAGAGGAGAGGGACGGCACCCTTAAACTCGAATTCAAAGTCGCCGAGAGGAAGGTCTTCCTCACCAAGAAGACGCTCGCGTACATTGCCCGCCTTCGAATAGACGAGCCGGAGAAGACTGTGCGATTCTATGAGATGCTGAAGGAGACGGGGATGGGCCTTTCAAGCGGAGACTTGGAGGCAACCCCAGGCATCGGCTTTAAAGTCGAGAAATATAAGCTCACCGGCAAGGAGAGGATTGGAACCATCGAGGAGCTCTCAAAGCTCTTCGGGAAAGAATACAAGTACACGTTCGACTTCTCTACTATAAGGGGGAAAATTAAACAGGCAGCCGAGGAGGAGGGCTACACGTTCTCAACGGTTCTCTCGGAGCGCTCCCTGTAA
- a CDS encoding phosphoenolpyruvate carboxykinase (GTP) — MTLQNLDSLKPKMSELEYRKLHAIPNPTVHRFVAEAAELCNPDEIFICTDSPEDIAHVREMAVASGEEAPLAIPGHTYHFDGPKDLGRDRDATKYLVPKWDSLSKVLNQIEREEGLAEIRGLLRDSMRGRTMIVRFLSLGPTNSIFSIPCMECTDSWYVSHSMDLLYRQAYELFRRGKVQGDDFFRVLHSAGKLNELMQSVEADKRRIYIDYIENTVYTVNTQYAGNSMGFKKLALRLAIRRAHREGWLAEHMMITGVYGPGGRKTYFAGAFPSACGKTSTAMTPGCTIMGDDIAYLRNINGRCRVVNAEAGIFGILKDVNPVDDPLIWEALTIPGEVIFSNVLVKDGRPYWLGMGCEIPKEGVNYTGRWWDCKTDENGEKIPPAHPNARYTIPLKALRNCDPELDNPFGVELEGIIYGCRDTRAYVPVQQSFNWEHGIVAYGAALETETTFALVEEEGKYEINLMSIQDFVSIPLGKYIQSSLEFGRGLEKQPIIFGVNYFLRDKEKKDFLNDRRDKWVWIKWMELRVHDDVDALISPTGLLPKYVDLRQLFRETRGVDYKKEDYIKQFTIRVPENLAKINRVEKFYRENVQDTPLKLFEILEEQKNRLMKAQAELGSYISPEDLETM; from the coding sequence ATGACATTACAGAACCTCGACTCACTGAAGCCCAAGATGAGTGAGCTGGAGTACCGAAAGCTCCACGCTATACCGAACCCTACGGTTCATAGGTTTGTAGCCGAGGCTGCCGAACTCTGCAATCCCGACGAGATATTTATATGCACAGATTCCCCGGAGGACATCGCGCATGTACGCGAGATGGCGGTTGCATCTGGCGAGGAAGCCCCATTAGCCATCCCAGGCCACACATACCATTTCGACGGCCCCAAGGACTTAGGCAGGGACAGAGATGCCACAAAGTATCTTGTGCCTAAATGGGATAGCCTTAGTAAAGTCCTCAACCAGATCGAGCGGGAGGAGGGCTTAGCTGAGATAAGGGGGTTGCTCCGGGATTCCATGCGCGGCCGCACTATGATCGTCCGCTTCCTCTCCTTAGGGCCGACCAACTCCATATTCAGCATCCCCTGCATGGAATGCACCGACTCATGGTATGTATCGCACTCCATGGATCTACTATACCGTCAAGCTTACGAGCTGTTCCGGCGGGGGAAAGTCCAGGGGGACGATTTCTTCCGCGTACTCCATTCAGCGGGGAAGCTCAACGAATTAATGCAGAGCGTGGAAGCTGATAAGAGGCGCATCTACATCGACTACATCGAGAACACCGTATATACCGTGAATACTCAATACGCCGGTAACAGTATGGGCTTCAAGAAGCTCGCCCTCCGCCTCGCCATCCGTAGGGCCCATAGGGAGGGGTGGTTGGCCGAGCACATGATGATAACCGGAGTATACGGTCCAGGAGGTCGTAAAACCTACTTCGCAGGGGCCTTCCCCAGCGCCTGCGGCAAGACCTCCACCGCCATGACTCCTGGATGCACCATCATGGGCGACGATATAGCCTATCTCCGCAACATAAACGGGAGATGCCGCGTCGTGAATGCTGAAGCTGGGATATTCGGCATACTTAAGGACGTCAACCCCGTGGACGACCCCCTCATATGGGAGGCCCTAACCATCCCTGGGGAAGTCATCTTCTCCAACGTATTAGTGAAGGACGGCAGACCCTACTGGCTCGGTATGGGCTGTGAGATCCCTAAAGAGGGAGTGAACTACACCGGCCGCTGGTGGGATTGTAAAACTGACGAGAACGGTGAGAAGATCCCTCCAGCCCATCCAAACGCCCGCTACACCATACCACTTAAGGCTTTAAGAAACTGCGATCCGGAGCTGGACAACCCCTTCGGAGTGGAATTGGAGGGCATAATATACGGCTGCCGCGATACAAGGGCCTACGTACCCGTACAGCAGAGCTTCAACTGGGAACATGGCATAGTCGCTTACGGGGCGGCATTAGAGACCGAAACCACCTTCGCCCTAGTCGAAGAAGAGGGTAAATACGAGATAAACCTGATGAGCATCCAGGACTTCGTCTCAATACCCTTAGGCAAATATATACAGAGCAGCCTTGAATTCGGGAGGGGATTGGAGAAACAGCCAATAATATTCGGAGTCAACTATTTCCTCAGGGACAAGGAGAAAAAGGACTTCCTTAACGATAGAAGAGATAAATGGGTATGGATTAAATGGATGGAGTTGAGGGTCCACGACGACGTGGATGCTCTAATATCTCCCACGGGGCTGCTCCCCAAATACGTGGACTTACGGCAGCTCTTCCGCGAGACCCGAGGAGTAGACTATAAAAAGGAAGACTACATCAAGCAATTTACGATCCGCGTCCCAGAAAACCTAGCTAAAATCAATCGGGTGGAGAAGTTTTACCGCGAGAACGTTCAGGACACCCCCCTGAAGCTCTTCGAGATACTTGAAGAGCAGAAAAATAGACTTATGAAAGCACAGGCAGAGCTTGGGAGTTATATCTCCCCTGAAGACTTGGAAACCATGTAA